In Carassius auratus strain Wakin chromosome 39, ASM336829v1, whole genome shotgun sequence, a genomic segment contains:
- the LOC113057813 gene encoding beta-1,4-galactosyltransferase 7-like isoform X1, producing the protein MMYSSRRKPVLYFKDDRRGESQRLQRHGEVHFLSRKCTVWKLFGLCMLFVLGSLLLVQLTCSGDMSQAVGYSHLPHQPCPVERPSSSADDPSWGPHKMALIVPFRERFEELLIFVPYIHTFLNKKKIRHKILIINQLDHFRFNRASLINVGFMESGNDTDYVAMHDVDLLPQNEDLDYGFPNEGPFHVASPELHPLYHYKTYVGGILLLTKKHYQMCNGMSNRFWGWGREDDEFFRRLKAADLKLFRPTGITTGTKTFRHIHDPAWRKRDQKRIAAQKQEQFKVDPEGGLTNVRYKVESRQEVIISGAPCTVINTFLECDVSLTPWCQSS; encoded by the exons ATGATGTACTCTTCACGGAGAAAACCTGTGCTGTATTTCAAAGATGATAGAAG AGGTGAAAGTCAAAGGTTACAGAGACATGGAGAGGTTCA TTTTCTGTCGAGGAAATGCACCGTCTGGAAGCTCTTCGGGCTCTGCATGCTGTTTGTCTTGGGGTCTCTTCTTTTAGTGCAGCTGACTTGTTCAGGAGACATGAGCCAGGCGGTTGGGTACAGTCACCTCCCTCACCAGCCCTGTCCCGTCGAGAGACCGTCTTCATCTGCTGATGACCCATCCTGGGGCCCTCACAAAATGGCCCTCATCGTACCATTCAGAGAGCGCTTTGAAGAACTGCTTATATTTGTCCCTTACATTCACACTTTCctcaacaaaaagaaaatacgGCATAAAATACTAATTATAAACCAACTGGATCACTTTCG CTTCAATCGGGCCTCTCTTATTAACGTTGGGTTTATGGAAAGCGGTAATGACACGGACTATGTTGCAATGCATGATGTGGACTTGTTGCCTCAAAATGAGGATCTGGACTATGGTTTCCCAAACGAGGGACCCTTCCATGTGGCCTCGCCGGAGCTTCATCCCTTATATCATTATAAGACATATGTGGGAGGGATCCTGCTGCTCACCAAGAAACATTATCAGATG TGCAATGGGATGTCAAACCGCTTCTGGGGATGGGGAAGAGAAGATGATGAGTTTTTCAGGAGACTGAAAGCTGCTGATCTTAAG CTTTTTAGGCCAACGGGTATTACTACAGGAACTAAAACATTTCGACACATCCATGATCCAGCCTGGAGGAAGAGAGATCAGAAGCGGATCGCTGCACAGAAGCAG GAGCAGTTTAAGGTGGACCCAGAGGGTGGCCTGACTAACGTCCGCTACAAGGTGGAGTCCAGACAGGAAGTGATCATCAGTGGAGCTCCGTGTACGGTCATCAACACCTTTCTAGAGTGTGACGTCAGCCTGACCCCATGGTGCCAGTCCAGCTAA
- the LOC113057808 gene encoding phospholipase D3-like isoform X2 codes for MEPEDVHFRSAEHLIGEEENEKAAFERKEDGEEHRKSGRAPLSRIPTFQSSVGRKRVTVQTAESSPKTDGSIRPGQKEGAGSTEAGRVKMLGSGGREKGLPVPSVRLHTSLADVLPQGDILGHASSVLALKVNQGLDQTPEITEDSDHSDQVDMSLKRPPLRNVYETSDLVLEPVSEFETARGEIISEDEQMSAQDAVVEDLSSCSSVDQHEASDQACEEDTLREDFEKGGVSQSHWTGENSITANDVKCVERVPDEDDGSILSGQDETTKIQEPSESKKGFKEAQQGSQTADTSLTKHTKTKSCTASKTKGRSFSLFCLLPTILLLLGGFASHVWQYGVPKSVSHLMSQLELHWLESFWMPQETCISDCRLTLVESVPEGLSFPSGSPHLPSISDTWIHLLNKANHSVHIGAFYFTLRDSDLGLTEPSSALGKKVFERLKQLEPNGVKLKIAVNAPQSYIADADELVATGAEVRGVDLQSITGGILHTKLWVVDKKHMYLGSANMDWRSLTQVKEVGVSVEDCSCLAQDASRIFDMYWDIGAQKNGSLPPFWPGRFSALSSSKYPLAVKFNGVPARVYLSSSPPPLSSHGRSDDLSSILSVIADAEHFIYVSVMDYLPMSQFTEPIRFWPVIDSALREAACTRGVEVKLLVSCWSHSPGAMFVFLQSLSVLNKPPLSCNIHSKVFEVPSTREQQRIPFARVNHAKYMVTDRVVYIGTSNWSENYFTQTAGVGLVVNQTGSAVGQGQQTIQSQMQEVFQRDWHSEYAQTLTDVHAEHCSGKKLT; via the exons ATG GAACCAGAAGATGTACATTTCAGGTCAGCAGAACATTTGATAGGTGAGGAAGAGAACGAGAAAGCAGCATTCGAGAGGAAGGAGGATGGGGAGGAGCACCGTAAATCAGGGAGAGCACCGCTGTCCCGCATCCCTACCTTTCAAAGCTCCGTGGGCCGCAAGCGAGTCACCGTCCAGACTGCAGAGTCATCACCGAAGACGGATGGATCTATCCGGCCGGGCCAGAAAGAGGGAGCTGGCTCTACGGAGGCTGGAAGAGTGAAAATGTTAGGATCTGGAGGGAGAGAAAAAGGCCTGCCCGTCCCATCGGTTCGTTTACACACAAGCCTCGCTGATGTTCTCCCTCAAGGTGATATCTTGGGTCACGCCTCCTCTGTTTTAGCTCTGAAGGTGAATCAAGGTCTTGATCAAACACCTGAGATTACAGAAGACTCTGATCACTCTGATCAGGTTGATATGTCACTGAAACGACCCCCACTCAGGAATGTCTATGAGACCTCTGATCTTGTCTTAGAGCCTGTTTCTGAATTTGAAACCGCGAGGGGAGAAATCATCTCAGAAGATGAGCAGATGTCGGCGCAGGATGCCGTCGTAGAGGATCTGAGCTCATGCTCTTCTGTTGATCAGCATGAAGCATCTGATCAAGCTTGTGAAGAAGATACTTTGCGAGAGGACTTTGAAAAAGGAGGTGTATCCCAGTCACACTGGACAGGAGAAAATAGCATAACAGCGAATGATGTGAAATGTGTGGAACGTGTTCCAGATGAGGATGATGGATCCATACTTAGTGGTCAAGATGAAACTACTAAGATCCAGGAACCTTCAGAAAGTAAAAAAGGCTTTAAAGAAGCACAACAGGGAAGCCAAACTGCAGATACTTCACTCACAAAACACACCAAGACCAAATCGTGTACAGCCTCCAAG ACAAAAGGAAGGAGCTTTTCCCTTTTCTGTCTCCTGCCCACCATTCTCCTCCTTTTGGGTGGATTTGCATCGCACGTCTGGCAGTATGGAGTCCCTAAATCTGTGTCACACCTGATGTCACAACTGGAGCTGCACTGGTTGGAAAGTTTCTGGATGCCTCAAGAGACATGCATATCTGACTGTAG GCTTACTCTTGTTGAGAGTGTCCCTGAGGGCCTCAGCTTCCCTTCCGGCTCGCCACACCTGCCGAGCATTTCAGACACTTGGATTCATCTGCTAAACAAAGCAAACCACTCTGTCCACATCGGTGCTTTCTATTTCACTCTACGTGATTCAGACCTAGGCCTTACGGAGCCCTCCTCAGCTCTG GGCAAAAAAGTGTTCGAACGACTAAAGCAGCTGGAACCAAATGGAGTGAAGTTGAAGATTGCTGTAAACGCCCCTCAGTCATACATTGCAGACGCAGACGAACTGGTGGCAACAG GGGCTGAGGTCAGGGGAGTTGACCTGCAAAGCATCACTGGAGGCATTTTGCACACCAAACTATGGGTTGTGGATAAGAAACACATGTATTTAGGCAGCGCAAACATGGATTGGCGTTCCCTTACCCAG GTGAAAGAGGTTGGCGTGTCTGTGGAAGACTGCAGCTGTCTGGCACAGGACGCCTCACGGATATTTGACATGTACTGGGACATTGGAGCTCAGAAGAATGGATCTCTACCTCCTTTCTGGCCGGGCCGTTTCTCCGCCCTCTCCAGTTCTAAGTACCCATTAGCTGTTAAATTCAACGGTGTCCCTGCACGTGTCTATTTGTCT AGTTCCCCTCCTCCTTTATCATCACATGGCCGTTCTGACGATCTCTCAAGCATCCTGTCAGTAATCGCTGATGCTGAGCACTTCATCTATGTGTCTGTGATGGATTACCTTCCCATGTCTCAGTTCACCGAGCCCATTCG GTTTTGGCCTGTCATCGACTCAGCCCTGCGGGAGGCAGCTTGTACGAGAGGTGTTGAGGTGAAGCTGCTGGTCAGTTGTTGGAGTCATTCTCCTGGTGCCATGTTTGTTTTCCTCCAGTCTTTATCGGTCCTCAACAAGCCCCCTCTGAGCTGCAACATTCATTCT aaaGTTTTTGAGGTGCCGTCAACCCGAGAGCAGCAGAGGATCCCGTTTGCACGTGTCAACCATGCCAAGTACATGGTGACTGACCGAGTTGTTTACATTG GAACTTCCAACTGGTCTGAGAATTACTTCACCCAGACGGCAGGGGTTGGGCTTGTCGTGAATCAGACAGGTTCTGCAGTAGGGCAGGGCCAGCAAACCATTCAGAGCCAGATGCAGGAGGTTTTCCAGAGGGATTGGCATTCAGAATACGCTCAAACCCTCACTGATGTTCACGCGGAGCACTGCAGCGGAAAAAAGCTTACATAA
- the LOC113057811 gene encoding vesicular integral-membrane protein VIP36-like isoform X2 has translation MARERSPALWLHPQTSVTHKMPVCHRILLLLWLLHFSCVSSDITDGNAEHLKREHSLIKPYQGVGTSPSSQWDFWGSTLVTSQYVRLTPDERSKQGSIWNTVPCHLKDWEMHVQFKIHGSGKNLLHGDGFAIWYTKDRLHTGTVFGSSANFQGLAIFIDTYPNDEAPDRSFPYISAMVNNGSLPYDHGKDGRSTELGGCSVEIRNKDHDTYLAIRYSKGRLTIMIDVDDRNDWKECIDFGGVRLPTGYYFGASAATGDLSDNHDIISMKMYQLMVEHSPEEDSQDWTKIEPSVSLLKSPKDNIDDPTGNFRSTPLTGWKVFLLLLCALLGIVVCGVVGAVVFQKRQERNKRFY, from the exons ATGGCACGAGAAAGAAGCCCAGCTCTATGGCTTCACCCTCAAACAAGTGTAACCCATAAAATGCCGGTGTGCCACAGAATACTGCTGCTTTTATGGCTACTCCACTTTTCCTGCGTCTCCTCCGATATAACGGACGGGAACGCGGAGCACTTAAAGCGGGAGCACTCGCTCATCAAGCCCTATCAGG GTGTTGGAACGAGTCCATCGAGTCAGTGGGACTTTTGGGGAAGCACTTTAGTAACCAGCCAGTATGTGCGTCTGACTCCGGATGAGAGGAGCAAACAGGGCTCCATCTGGAATACAGTG CCCTGCCATCTGAAGGATTGGGAGATGCATGTGCAATTTAAAATTCATGGATCAGGAAAGAATCTCCTCCATGGAGATGGTTTTGCCATTTGGTACACGAAAGACAGGCTACATACTG GCACCGTGTTTGGCAGTAGTGCCAACTTCCAAGGGTTGGCCATTTTTATAGACACATACCCTAACGATGAGGCTCCGGAT CGCTCGTTTCCCTATATTTCTGCGATGGTGAATAATGGCTCCTTGCCGTACGATCACGGGAAAGACGGTCGCTCCACTGAATTGGGAGGCTGCTCTGTGGAAATCCGGAACAAAGATCATGACACATACCTGGCCATTAGATACTCCAAAGGCAGACTCACG ATTATGATAGATGTGGATGACAGGAACGATTGGAAAGAGTGCATTGATTTTGGAGGCGTCCGTCTCCCGACAGGATACTATTTTGGTGCATCTGCAGCCACAGGAGATCTTTCCG ATAACCACGACATCATCTCTATGAAGATGTACCAGCTGATGGTGGAGCACTCTCCTGAGGAGGACAGCCAGGACTGGACGAAGATCGAGCCGAGTGTCAGTCTCCTCAAGTCGCCGAAAG ATAATATTGATGACCCGACAGGAAATTTCCGGAGCACGCCCCTCACTGGCTGGAAGGTGTTTCTGCTTCTGCTGTGCGCTCTGCTGGGAATCGTGGTTTGTGGCGTTGTTGGCGCCGTGGTATTTCAGAAGCGTCAAGAGAGGAACAAGAGGTTCTACTAA
- the LOC113057808 gene encoding phospholipase D3-like isoform X1 — protein MEPEDVHFRSAEHLIGEEENEKAAFERKEDGEEHRKSGRAPLSRIPTFQSSVGRKRVTVQTAESSPKTDGSIRPGQKEGAGSTEAGRVKMLGSGGREKGLPVPSVRLHTSLADVLPQGDILGHASSVLALKVNQGLDQTPEITEDSDHSDQVDMSLKRPPLRNVYETSDLVLEPVSEFETARGEIISEDEQMSAQDAVVEDLSSCSSVDQHEASDQACEEDTLREDFEKGGVSQSHWTGENSITANDVKCVERVPDEDDGSILSGQDETTKIQEPSESKKGFKEAQQGSQTADTSLTKHTKTKSCTASKQTKGRSFSLFCLLPTILLLLGGFASHVWQYGVPKSVSHLMSQLELHWLESFWMPQETCISDCRLTLVESVPEGLSFPSGSPHLPSISDTWIHLLNKANHSVHIGAFYFTLRDSDLGLTEPSSALGKKVFERLKQLEPNGVKLKIAVNAPQSYIADADELVATGAEVRGVDLQSITGGILHTKLWVVDKKHMYLGSANMDWRSLTQVKEVGVSVEDCSCLAQDASRIFDMYWDIGAQKNGSLPPFWPGRFSALSSSKYPLAVKFNGVPARVYLSSSPPPLSSHGRSDDLSSILSVIADAEHFIYVSVMDYLPMSQFTEPIRFWPVIDSALREAACTRGVEVKLLVSCWSHSPGAMFVFLQSLSVLNKPPLSCNIHSKVFEVPSTREQQRIPFARVNHAKYMVTDRVVYIGTSNWSENYFTQTAGVGLVVNQTGSAVGQGQQTIQSQMQEVFQRDWHSEYAQTLTDVHAEHCSGKKLT, from the exons ATG GAACCAGAAGATGTACATTTCAGGTCAGCAGAACATTTGATAGGTGAGGAAGAGAACGAGAAAGCAGCATTCGAGAGGAAGGAGGATGGGGAGGAGCACCGTAAATCAGGGAGAGCACCGCTGTCCCGCATCCCTACCTTTCAAAGCTCCGTGGGCCGCAAGCGAGTCACCGTCCAGACTGCAGAGTCATCACCGAAGACGGATGGATCTATCCGGCCGGGCCAGAAAGAGGGAGCTGGCTCTACGGAGGCTGGAAGAGTGAAAATGTTAGGATCTGGAGGGAGAGAAAAAGGCCTGCCCGTCCCATCGGTTCGTTTACACACAAGCCTCGCTGATGTTCTCCCTCAAGGTGATATCTTGGGTCACGCCTCCTCTGTTTTAGCTCTGAAGGTGAATCAAGGTCTTGATCAAACACCTGAGATTACAGAAGACTCTGATCACTCTGATCAGGTTGATATGTCACTGAAACGACCCCCACTCAGGAATGTCTATGAGACCTCTGATCTTGTCTTAGAGCCTGTTTCTGAATTTGAAACCGCGAGGGGAGAAATCATCTCAGAAGATGAGCAGATGTCGGCGCAGGATGCCGTCGTAGAGGATCTGAGCTCATGCTCTTCTGTTGATCAGCATGAAGCATCTGATCAAGCTTGTGAAGAAGATACTTTGCGAGAGGACTTTGAAAAAGGAGGTGTATCCCAGTCACACTGGACAGGAGAAAATAGCATAACAGCGAATGATGTGAAATGTGTGGAACGTGTTCCAGATGAGGATGATGGATCCATACTTAGTGGTCAAGATGAAACTACTAAGATCCAGGAACCTTCAGAAAGTAAAAAAGGCTTTAAAGAAGCACAACAGGGAAGCCAAACTGCAGATACTTCACTCACAAAACACACCAAGACCAAATCGTGTACAGCCTCCAAG CAGACAAAAGGAAGGAGCTTTTCCCTTTTCTGTCTCCTGCCCACCATTCTCCTCCTTTTGGGTGGATTTGCATCGCACGTCTGGCAGTATGGAGTCCCTAAATCTGTGTCACACCTGATGTCACAACTGGAGCTGCACTGGTTGGAAAGTTTCTGGATGCCTCAAGAGACATGCATATCTGACTGTAG GCTTACTCTTGTTGAGAGTGTCCCTGAGGGCCTCAGCTTCCCTTCCGGCTCGCCACACCTGCCGAGCATTTCAGACACTTGGATTCATCTGCTAAACAAAGCAAACCACTCTGTCCACATCGGTGCTTTCTATTTCACTCTACGTGATTCAGACCTAGGCCTTACGGAGCCCTCCTCAGCTCTG GGCAAAAAAGTGTTCGAACGACTAAAGCAGCTGGAACCAAATGGAGTGAAGTTGAAGATTGCTGTAAACGCCCCTCAGTCATACATTGCAGACGCAGACGAACTGGTGGCAACAG GGGCTGAGGTCAGGGGAGTTGACCTGCAAAGCATCACTGGAGGCATTTTGCACACCAAACTATGGGTTGTGGATAAGAAACACATGTATTTAGGCAGCGCAAACATGGATTGGCGTTCCCTTACCCAG GTGAAAGAGGTTGGCGTGTCTGTGGAAGACTGCAGCTGTCTGGCACAGGACGCCTCACGGATATTTGACATGTACTGGGACATTGGAGCTCAGAAGAATGGATCTCTACCTCCTTTCTGGCCGGGCCGTTTCTCCGCCCTCTCCAGTTCTAAGTACCCATTAGCTGTTAAATTCAACGGTGTCCCTGCACGTGTCTATTTGTCT AGTTCCCCTCCTCCTTTATCATCACATGGCCGTTCTGACGATCTCTCAAGCATCCTGTCAGTAATCGCTGATGCTGAGCACTTCATCTATGTGTCTGTGATGGATTACCTTCCCATGTCTCAGTTCACCGAGCCCATTCG GTTTTGGCCTGTCATCGACTCAGCCCTGCGGGAGGCAGCTTGTACGAGAGGTGTTGAGGTGAAGCTGCTGGTCAGTTGTTGGAGTCATTCTCCTGGTGCCATGTTTGTTTTCCTCCAGTCTTTATCGGTCCTCAACAAGCCCCCTCTGAGCTGCAACATTCATTCT aaaGTTTTTGAGGTGCCGTCAACCCGAGAGCAGCAGAGGATCCCGTTTGCACGTGTCAACCATGCCAAGTACATGGTGACTGACCGAGTTGTTTACATTG GAACTTCCAACTGGTCTGAGAATTACTTCACCCAGACGGCAGGGGTTGGGCTTGTCGTGAATCAGACAGGTTCTGCAGTAGGGCAGGGCCAGCAAACCATTCAGAGCCAGATGCAGGAGGTTTTCCAGAGGGATTGGCATTCAGAATACGCTCAAACCCTCACTGATGTTCACGCGGAGCACTGCAGCGGAAAAAAGCTTACATAA
- the LOC113057813 gene encoding beta-1,4-galactosyltransferase 7-like isoform X2, with protein sequence MMYSSRRKPVLYFKDDRSFLSRKCTVWKLFGLCMLFVLGSLLLVQLTCSGDMSQAVGYSHLPHQPCPVERPSSSADDPSWGPHKMALIVPFRERFEELLIFVPYIHTFLNKKKIRHKILIINQLDHFRFNRASLINVGFMESGNDTDYVAMHDVDLLPQNEDLDYGFPNEGPFHVASPELHPLYHYKTYVGGILLLTKKHYQMCNGMSNRFWGWGREDDEFFRRLKAADLKLFRPTGITTGTKTFRHIHDPAWRKRDQKRIAAQKQEQFKVDPEGGLTNVRYKVESRQEVIISGAPCTVINTFLECDVSLTPWCQSS encoded by the exons ATGATGTACTCTTCACGGAGAAAACCTGTGCTGTATTTCAAAGATGATAGAAG TTTTCTGTCGAGGAAATGCACCGTCTGGAAGCTCTTCGGGCTCTGCATGCTGTTTGTCTTGGGGTCTCTTCTTTTAGTGCAGCTGACTTGTTCAGGAGACATGAGCCAGGCGGTTGGGTACAGTCACCTCCCTCACCAGCCCTGTCCCGTCGAGAGACCGTCTTCATCTGCTGATGACCCATCCTGGGGCCCTCACAAAATGGCCCTCATCGTACCATTCAGAGAGCGCTTTGAAGAACTGCTTATATTTGTCCCTTACATTCACACTTTCctcaacaaaaagaaaatacgGCATAAAATACTAATTATAAACCAACTGGATCACTTTCG CTTCAATCGGGCCTCTCTTATTAACGTTGGGTTTATGGAAAGCGGTAATGACACGGACTATGTTGCAATGCATGATGTGGACTTGTTGCCTCAAAATGAGGATCTGGACTATGGTTTCCCAAACGAGGGACCCTTCCATGTGGCCTCGCCGGAGCTTCATCCCTTATATCATTATAAGACATATGTGGGAGGGATCCTGCTGCTCACCAAGAAACATTATCAGATG TGCAATGGGATGTCAAACCGCTTCTGGGGATGGGGAAGAGAAGATGATGAGTTTTTCAGGAGACTGAAAGCTGCTGATCTTAAG CTTTTTAGGCCAACGGGTATTACTACAGGAACTAAAACATTTCGACACATCCATGATCCAGCCTGGAGGAAGAGAGATCAGAAGCGGATCGCTGCACAGAAGCAG GAGCAGTTTAAGGTGGACCCAGAGGGTGGCCTGACTAACGTCCGCTACAAGGTGGAGTCCAGACAGGAAGTGATCATCAGTGGAGCTCCGTGTACGGTCATCAACACCTTTCTAGAGTGTGACGTCAGCCTGACCCCATGGTGCCAGTCCAGCTAA
- the LOC113057812 gene encoding transmembrane emp24 domain-containing protein 9, with product MGYVALALRMRSERFTCSVKMVAIRMQFTVYLVLLLNIYNSFVSALYFHIGETEKKCFIEEIPDETMIIGNYRTQLYDKQKEEYLPATQGLGMFVEVKDPDEKVILSRQYGSEGRFIFTSHTPGEHQICLHSNSSKFALFAGGMLRVHLDIQVGEHANNYAEIAAKDKLTELQLRVRQLMEQVDQIQKEQNYQRYREERFRQTSESTNQRVLWWSIVQTLILVAIGFWQMRHLKSFFEAKKLV from the exons ATGGGTTACGTGGCACTGgcgctgcgcatgcgcagtgagcGTTTCACCTGCAGTGTCAAGATGGTGGCAATCAGAATGCAGTTTACAGTTTATTTGGTGTTGTTGTTAAACATTTACAACAGTTTCGTGTCTGCGTTGTATTTTCATATCGGCGAGACTGAAAAGAAATGCTTCATAGAAGAAATACCGGACGAAACCATGATCATAG GTAACTACCGAACCCAGCTCTATGACAAGCAGAAAGAAGAGTATTTGCCTGCAACTCAAGGACTGGGGATGTTTGTGGAAGTGAAAGATCCTGATGAGAAG GTGATCCTGTCCCGCCAGTATGGATCTGAGGGCAGGTTTATCTTCACCTCACACACACCTGGAGAGCATCAGATCTGCTTGCACTCAAATTCCTCCAAGTTTGCTCTGTTTGCTGGAGGCATGCTT CGTGTTCACTTGGACATCCAAGTTGGCGAGCATGCAAACAACTACGCAGAAATCGCTGCCAAAGACAAGCTGACGGAGCTGCAGCTGAGAGTGCGACAGCTGATGGAGCAGGTGGATCAGATCCAGAAAGAGCAGAACTATCAGAGG taTCGTGAGGAGCGCTTCAGACAGACCAGCGAGAGCACCAATCAGAGAGTGCTGTGGTGGTCTATCGTCCAGACGCTGATCCTGGTGGCCATCGGGTTTTGGCAAATGAGACATCTGAAGAGCTTCTTTGAGGCCAAGAAATTAGTATAG
- the LOC113057811 gene encoding vesicular integral-membrane protein VIP36-like isoform X1: MARERSPALWLHPQTSVTHKMPVCHRILLLLWLLHFSCVSSDITDGNAEHLKREHSLIKPYQGVGTSPSSQWDFWGSTLVTSQYVRLTPDERSKQGSIWNTVPCHLKDWEMHVQFKIHGSGKNLLHGDGFAIWYTKDRLHTGPVFGNQDHFVGLAIFVDTFRNDLQGMDRSFPYISAMVNNGSLPYDHGKDGRSTELGGCSVEIRNKDHDTYLAIRYSKGRLTIMIDVDDRNDWKECIDFGGVRLPTGYYFGASAATGDLSDNHDIISMKMYQLMVEHSPEEDSQDWTKIEPSVSLLKSPKDNIDDPTGNFRSTPLTGWKVFLLLLCALLGIVVCGVVGAVVFQKRQERNKRFY; the protein is encoded by the exons ATGGCACGAGAAAGAAGCCCAGCTCTATGGCTTCACCCTCAAACAAGTGTAACCCATAAAATGCCGGTGTGCCACAGAATACTGCTGCTTTTATGGCTACTCCACTTTTCCTGCGTCTCCTCCGATATAACGGACGGGAACGCGGAGCACTTAAAGCGGGAGCACTCGCTCATCAAGCCCTATCAGG GTGTTGGAACGAGTCCATCGAGTCAGTGGGACTTTTGGGGAAGCACTTTAGTAACCAGCCAGTATGTGCGTCTGACTCCGGATGAGAGGAGCAAACAGGGCTCCATCTGGAATACAGTG CCCTGCCATCTGAAGGATTGGGAGATGCATGTGCAATTTAAAATTCATGGATCAGGAAAGAATCTCCTCCATGGAGATGGTTTTGCCATTTGGTACACGAAAGACAGGCTACATACTG GCCCAGTATTTGGAAACCAAGACCATTTTGTAGGCCTGGCTATTTTTGTGGATACCTTCCGTAATGATCTGCAAGGAATGGAT CGCTCGTTTCCCTATATTTCTGCGATGGTGAATAATGGCTCCTTGCCGTACGATCACGGGAAAGACGGTCGCTCCACTGAATTGGGAGGCTGCTCTGTGGAAATCCGGAACAAAGATCATGACACATACCTGGCCATTAGATACTCCAAAGGCAGACTCACG ATTATGATAGATGTGGATGACAGGAACGATTGGAAAGAGTGCATTGATTTTGGAGGCGTCCGTCTCCCGACAGGATACTATTTTGGTGCATCTGCAGCCACAGGAGATCTTTCCG ATAACCACGACATCATCTCTATGAAGATGTACCAGCTGATGGTGGAGCACTCTCCTGAGGAGGACAGCCAGGACTGGACGAAGATCGAGCCGAGTGTCAGTCTCCTCAAGTCGCCGAAAG ATAATATTGATGACCCGACAGGAAATTTCCGGAGCACGCCCCTCACTGGCTGGAAGGTGTTTCTGCTTCTGCTGTGCGCTCTGCTGGGAATCGTGGTTTGTGGCGTTGTTGGCGCCGTGGTATTTCAGAAGCGTCAAGAGAGGAACAAGAGGTTCTACTAA
- the LOC113057813 gene encoding beta-1,4-galactosyltransferase 7-like isoform X3, with the protein MLFVLGSLLLVQLTCSGDMSQAVGYSHLPHQPCPVERPSSSADDPSWGPHKMALIVPFRERFEELLIFVPYIHTFLNKKKIRHKILIINQLDHFRFNRASLINVGFMESGNDTDYVAMHDVDLLPQNEDLDYGFPNEGPFHVASPELHPLYHYKTYVGGILLLTKKHYQMCNGMSNRFWGWGREDDEFFRRLKAADLKLFRPTGITTGTKTFRHIHDPAWRKRDQKRIAAQKQEQFKVDPEGGLTNVRYKVESRQEVIISGAPCTVINTFLECDVSLTPWCQSS; encoded by the exons ATGCTGTTTGTCTTGGGGTCTCTTCTTTTAGTGCAGCTGACTTGTTCAGGAGACATGAGCCAGGCGGTTGGGTACAGTCACCTCCCTCACCAGCCCTGTCCCGTCGAGAGACCGTCTTCATCTGCTGATGACCCATCCTGGGGCCCTCACAAAATGGCCCTCATCGTACCATTCAGAGAGCGCTTTGAAGAACTGCTTATATTTGTCCCTTACATTCACACTTTCctcaacaaaaagaaaatacgGCATAAAATACTAATTATAAACCAACTGGATCACTTTCG CTTCAATCGGGCCTCTCTTATTAACGTTGGGTTTATGGAAAGCGGTAATGACACGGACTATGTTGCAATGCATGATGTGGACTTGTTGCCTCAAAATGAGGATCTGGACTATGGTTTCCCAAACGAGGGACCCTTCCATGTGGCCTCGCCGGAGCTTCATCCCTTATATCATTATAAGACATATGTGGGAGGGATCCTGCTGCTCACCAAGAAACATTATCAGATG TGCAATGGGATGTCAAACCGCTTCTGGGGATGGGGAAGAGAAGATGATGAGTTTTTCAGGAGACTGAAAGCTGCTGATCTTAAG CTTTTTAGGCCAACGGGTATTACTACAGGAACTAAAACATTTCGACACATCCATGATCCAGCCTGGAGGAAGAGAGATCAGAAGCGGATCGCTGCACAGAAGCAG GAGCAGTTTAAGGTGGACCCAGAGGGTGGCCTGACTAACGTCCGCTACAAGGTGGAGTCCAGACAGGAAGTGATCATCAGTGGAGCTCCGTGTACGGTCATCAACACCTTTCTAGAGTGTGACGTCAGCCTGACCCCATGGTGCCAGTCCAGCTAA